The genomic region TATCTTCCAATGCATGTTCAGAAAGCCATTGCTGACGGGCTTGGCGTACCTCTTTCTGAAGTATATGGAGTGGTTACTTTCTACAGTCAGTTCTCGCTTTATCCGAAAGGCAAATATCAAATTCAGTTGTGTTTAGGTACGGCATGTTATGTAAAAGGCGCAGGATTAATATATGAACGATTTAAGCAGGAACTTGGTCTGAAAGGCGATGGTGTCACCGAGGACGGTTTGTTTTCGCTTCAGTCATGCCGTTGTATAGGAGCCTGCGGCTTGGCACCGGTTATAATGATCAACGGCGAAGTATACGGAAGGCTTGTACCCGACGACGTTCCGAAGATCATCAAAAAATATCGTGATATGGGATGAAGGATTTATCGTTGCATGTCATGGACATTGCCCAGAATTCGATCACGGCGGGCGCAACTCTGATAAAAGTTTCCCTTATCTGCTGTGACGGTTTTCTGGTATTCAGACTATCGGACAACGGCAACGGAATGGATGAGGAGTTACTGAAGACGGTAACCGATCCTTTTACGACAACACGAGAAACAAGAAAAGTGGGAATGGGGATTCCGTTGCTGAAACTATCGGCAGAAATGACCGGAGGGAGTTTTAAAATAGAATCCCGTAAAGGGGAAGGCACAAGTACCGAAGCACGTTTTGTTATTGACAGCATTGACAGAATTCCCCTGGGAAATGTGGATGAAACATTAAAGACGCTGATAATGGCCAATCCGGAAATAGATTTTGAAATAAAATTTCAGAGTGAAAAATCTTCTTTTGAGCTGAAGACCGAAGAAATAAAAAAATATCTGAACGGTGTTCCTATAGATAATTTTGAAGTCATTGACTGGATTGCCGGGAAAATACGAGATGGATTGAAAGTGGTTTTTGGAGGTGTTCTGAATGAAATCTCTGGCTGAATTGGAGGCTATCCGCGAAAGAGCGTTAAAGGAAATGAGCCTTCGCGAAAATACAGGAAAGATAAGGGTTGTTGTCGGCATGGCAACCTGTGGTATTGCAGCAGGGGCGAGACCTGTTATGAATGCATTTATAGAAGAACTGCACAAGAGGAATGTGCAAAACGTTAATGTGACAATGACCGGATGTATAGGTGTTTGCCGACTGGAACCCATCGCTGAAGTTATAACACCGGACGGTAAGAAGACGACCTATGTGAAGCTGGATCCTGAAAAGGCAAGAAGAATTGTCGTAGAACACTTGATAAACGGTCGTCCTGTAAAGGAATACACAATTGATGAAGTTGAATAACGGACTTTAACCGGTGTTAATGGTATTACAGATTGGAGGGTCAAAAATGATATACAGGTCACATGTGCTGGTTTGTGGCGGTACCGGATGTACATCATCCAAAAGTATGGAAATTATCGATCTTATGAATAAACTGCTTCGTGAATACAATATTGACAATGAGGTTAAGGTTGTACACACAGGATGCTTCGGATTATGCGAAAGAGGTCCGATTGTTGTAGTTTATCCGGAAGGTGCAACCTATTCAAGGGTTACTCTTGACGATGTCAAGGAAATTGTTGAAGAACATCTTGTAAAGGGAAGGATTGTTAAAAGACTTCTGCTTGGAGACAAGGAGGCCGAGGATGTATCCAAGGCGCTTGAGGACATTGGCTTCTTCAAGCATCAGGTTCGCGTTGCGCTGAGAAACTGCGGTATAATCAATCCTGAAAATATAGAGGAATATATAGCAAGAGACGGATACCGCGCGTTGGGCAAAGTATTGACCGAAATGACGCCCGAAGAGGTAATTGAAACAGTTAAGAAATCCGGACTGCGCGGAAGAGGAGGAGCCGGTTTCCCGACGGGGCTGAAATGGGAATTTGCGGCAAAGGCAAAAGGCGATCAGAAATTTGTATGCTGCAATGCCGATGAAGGTGACCCCGGTGCATTTATGGACAGAAGCATTCTTGAAGGCGATCCCCATTCCGTGCTGGAAGCTATGGCCATTGCAGGATATGCGATTGGTGCAAATCAGGGGTACATCTATGTACGCGCCGAGTACCCGATTGCCGTTAAACGTCTGAGAATTGCCATTGATCAGGCAAGGGAGTATGGCTTGCTGGGCAAGAATATTTTCGGTACCGATTTTTCGTTTGACATAGATATACGCCTTGGCGCAGGTGCGTTTGTATGCGGTGAGGAAACAGCACTGATGACTTCAATTGAAGGGCACCGCGGCGAACCGAGGCCTCGTCCGCCGTTCCCGGCTAACAAAGGATTGTGGCAGAAACCCACACTGCTTAACAACGTTGAAACCTATGCGAATATCCCGGTGATTTTCCTGAAGGGACCTGAATGGTTCGCCAGCATAGGAACGGAAAAGAGCAAGGGAACGAAGGTATTTGCCGTTGGCGGAAAAATCAACAATACAGGTCTGGTTGAAATACCCATGGGAACCACAATCCGTACAATGATTTACGATATAGGCGGTGGAATTCCCAACGGCAAGAAATTTAAGGCGGTTCAGACCGGTGGTCCTTCGGGCGGATGCATACCTGCAAGCCTGATAGACACTCCGATTGATTATGATACCCTGACGCAGCTTGGCTCAATGATGGGATCAGGCGGATTCATAGTAATGGACGAAGACACATGTATGGTGGATATAGCCAAGTTCTTCCTCGAATTCACCGTTGATGAATCCTGCGGAAAGTGCGCACCCTGCCGCATAGGAACGAAAAGGATGTATGAAATCCTCGACAGGATAACAAAAGGCCAGGGACAGCCGGGGGATATAGAAAAACTTGAACTGCTGGCTGAAAACATTAAGGCTTCGGCACTGTGCGGTCTCGGCCAGACAGCACCCAATCCCATTCTGAGTACGCTGAGATATTTCCGTGACGAATATGAAGCCCACATTTATGAAAAGAGATGCCCGGCCGGTGTATGCAAGGCTCTGTTACAATATGTTATTGACGAGGACAAGTGCAAGGGCTGCAGCTTATGTGCCAGAAAATGCCCTGTTGGTGCAATATCAGGAGAGGTCAAGAAACCTTATCACATTGATCCTGATAAATGTATCAAGTGCGGCGTATGTATGGAAACATGCAAGTTTGGCGCGATAAACAAGACGGCTTAATGGAAAGGAGCGAGGGCAATGAGTGAAATGGTAACATTGACTATAGATGGTGTGGAAGTTAAGGCGCCTGCCGGTTCTACCGTCCTTGAGGCAGCAAAACTGGCAGGAATAAGAATACCCACTCTGTGCTATTTAAAGGGAATTAATGAAATCGGCGCATGCCGTATATGCGTCGTTGACGTGGGTGCGAGGAGCCTCCAGGCCGCATGCGTGTATCCGGTTTCAGAAGGCCTGAAGGTTGTAACAAATTCACCAAAAGTAAGAGAGGCAAGAAAGGTAACACTTGAACTGATTCTTTCAAATCATGAGAGGACATGCCTGACATGCGTACGCAGCGGAAACTGCGAACTGCAGCAGCTGGCAAATGAGCTTAACGTGGGAGAGATACGCTTTGACGGTGAAAGAACCGATTTGCCGGTAGACGACTTGTCGCCGTCGGTTGTAAGAGATCCCAACAAATGCGTACTGTGCCGCAGATGCATAAGCGTATGTAATAACGTTCAGAGCGTTGCCGCCATTGGAACTGCAGAAAGAGGATTTAAGACCGTTATTGCTTCTCCGTTCAATATGGCTCTTAAAGACACACCGTGTGTAAACTGCGGACAGTGCATAAATGTTTGCCCTGTCGGAGCGCTTCGTGAAAAGAGCAGTATAGAAAAAGTATGGGACGCCCTGGCAAATCCCGATTTACATGTTGTGGTTCAGACAGCTCCGGCAGTACGTGTGGCAATCGGCGAAGAATTCGGGCTGCCCATCGGAACACGCTGTACCGGGAAAATGGTGGCTGCACTGAAAAGGCTCGGTTTTGACAAGGTATTTGATACCGACACTGGAGCGGATTTGACAATAATGGAAGAAGGAAACGAGCTCATTCAGAGAATTAAGAACGGCGGAAAACTTCCGATGATAACTTCATGCAGCCCCGGATGGATTAAATTCTGCGAACACAATTATCCTGATTTGCTGGACAATCTTTCAACCTGCAAGTCACCGCAGAATATGTTCGGTGCATTGCTGAAATCCTACTACGCCGAAAAGATGGGAATTGATCCTTCAAAAATATTCGTAGTATCGGTAATGCCGTGTACCGCGAAAAAGTTTGAAATTCAGCGTCCTGAGCTTGCGTCAACCGGATATCCTGATGTAGACGTATCCATTACCACCCGCGAGCTTGCCCGTATGATTAAAGAAGCGGGAATAGACTTTGTAAACCTCCCGGATGAAGAATTTGATGATCCTATGGGCGAAGCTTCAGGTGCAGGAGTTATATTCGGGGCAACCGGCGGTGTTATGGAAGCGGCATTGAGAACCGTTGTTGACAAGCTCACAGGCAGGGATAATGACAACATTGAATACAAGGAAGTGCGCGGAGAAGAAGGCATTAAAGTCGCAGAGGTTACATTACCCGACGGAATGACAATACGCGCGGCCGTTGCCCATGGCCTTGGCAACGCAAGAAAACTGCTGGATCAGGTGCGAAACGGAGAGGCTCAGTATCACTTCATTGAAATAATGGCTTGCCCGGGCGGCTGTGTAAACGGAGGAGGCCAGCCTATTCAGCCGGCAAGGGTAAGAAATACCATTGATATCAGGACTGAAAGGGCAAAAGGCTTATACAGCGAAGACGAAGCAATGACTATACGAAAGTCTCATAAGAACCCGAGAATCCAGAAGATATACGAAGAATTCCTCGGCGAACCCGGAAGCCATAAGGCTCACGAGCTGCTGCACACTCATTATTATGCCCGTGAAAATTACCCCGAAGAGTGCAGCAGAATATAAGACGGTAATAAAGAAATATGGGAAAATATGCAGGAGGCTGAAGTTTCGGCCTCCTTTGCTTTATATCCCGCTTATTTGTGTTGAATCGCAAACTCATGCGGTACTTCGAAACAGGCTTTCATGTTGCGTTGGTTTCTCTTTCGTCGTTGCCGATTATCGGTACCGCATTCGCCGGTGTGTCGTCCTTCAGGTTCAAGTCTTCTGTTATGGGTTTTGACGGGGTTAAGGAGCCGATTATTTCATTGGAATCATTTATTATCTCAAGATTGTCCGGAAGCACAAGATCGCCTATTTTCAGGCACTCTCCGATTTCCATGTCCGAAATGTTCACCTGAATATATTCAGGAATGTCCTGCGGCAGACCTTTTACCGTGATATGGCTGAGCTGCTGGTTAAATACTGCGCCGTTGCGTTCATGCTTGGATTTCCCGACAATTTTTACAGGTACTTCGGCTTCGCGTTCCTCATCCAGCGAAACACGGTGCAAATCCACGTGCAGAAATTCCCTCTTTATCGGGTCAACCTGAATGTCCTGGATTACGGCCGGGATGTTTTGCTCGTTTAGTGTTATACTGTACACGGTGCTCTGGCCGTAATTTTTCAGAGTGTGGAATAGGTCGGTATTTTTGATCTGAATAGGGGTAGGCTCCATGTCTTTGCCGTAAACTATCCCGGGAATGTATCCGCTGTTTCTCAGTCTGTTTGCGCTGCCGTTTCCTATGGTGTTTCTCACCTGTACGTTAAGATTTATATTATTCATTTCAGACCTCCTTATTTTAAATTTGTCAAAAAAATTAAATAATATTTCTGAAATTAAAATGTTAAATTATATCTGAAATTATATCCGGATATGGTGAGTTTTAATCGGCCGGGACGGGAAATGGGGTTCTTTGTGTTTGAATACGTTTTTAAATAATTGAATTATTGAGGTTATTATGATATGTATATATTAAGGGTTTTTTACATAAACAGCAAAGGCGGTGATAGCTAAAATGATAGGCATTCGTGCGCACGATGTCGGGAAAATGCCGGTAAGGGATCTTGCAAGGGAAATTGCGCGAAGAGGATTCCGATGTACACATTTGGCCCTTCA from Thermoclostridium stercorarium subsp. stercorarium DSM 8532 harbors:
- a CDS encoding (2Fe-2S) ferredoxin domain-containing protein; this encodes MKSLAELEAIRERALKEMSLRENTGKIRVVVGMATCGIAAGARPVMNAFIEELHKRNVQNVNVTMTGCIGVCRLEPIAEVITPDGKKTTYVKLDPEKARRIVVEHLINGRPVKEYTIDEVE
- a CDS encoding sensor histidine kinase encodes the protein MKDLSLHVMDIAQNSITAGATLIKVSLICCDGFLVFRLSDNGNGMDEELLKTVTDPFTTTRETRKVGMGIPLLKLSAEMTGGSFKIESRKGEGTSTEARFVIDSIDRIPLGNVDETLKTLIMANPEIDFEIKFQSEKSSFELKTEEIKKYLNGVPIDNFEVIDWIAGKIRDGLKVVFGGVLNEISG
- a CDS encoding 50S ribosomal protein L25, with the protein product MNNINLNVQVRNTIGNGSANRLRNSGYIPGIVYGKDMEPTPIQIKNTDLFHTLKNYGQSTVYSITLNEQNIPAVIQDIQVDPIKREFLHVDLHRVSLDEEREAEVPVKIVGKSKHERNGAVFNQQLSHITVKGLPQDIPEYIQVNISDMEIGECLKIGDLVLPDNLEIINDSNEIIGSLTPSKPITEDLNLKDDTPANAVPIIGNDERETNAT
- a CDS encoding NADH-dependent [FeFe] hydrogenase, group A6 — encoded protein: MSEMVTLTIDGVEVKAPAGSTVLEAAKLAGIRIPTLCYLKGINEIGACRICVVDVGARSLQAACVYPVSEGLKVVTNSPKVREARKVTLELILSNHERTCLTCVRSGNCELQQLANELNVGEIRFDGERTDLPVDDLSPSVVRDPNKCVLCRRCISVCNNVQSVAAIGTAERGFKTVIASPFNMALKDTPCVNCGQCINVCPVGALREKSSIEKVWDALANPDLHVVVQTAPAVRVAIGEEFGLPIGTRCTGKMVAALKRLGFDKVFDTDTGADLTIMEEGNELIQRIKNGGKLPMITSCSPGWIKFCEHNYPDLLDNLSTCKSPQNMFGALLKSYYAEKMGIDPSKIFVVSVMPCTAKKFEIQRPELASTGYPDVDVSITTRELARMIKEAGIDFVNLPDEEFDDPMGEASGAGVIFGATGGVMEAALRTVVDKLTGRDNDNIEYKEVRGEEGIKVAEVTLPDGMTIRAAVAHGLGNARKLLDQVRNGEAQYHFIEIMACPGGCVNGGGQPIQPARVRNTIDIRTERAKGLYSEDEAMTIRKSHKNPRIQKIYEEFLGEPGSHKAHELLHTHYYARENYPEECSRI
- the nuoF gene encoding NADH-quinone oxidoreductase subunit NuoF, with product MIYRSHVLVCGGTGCTSSKSMEIIDLMNKLLREYNIDNEVKVVHTGCFGLCERGPIVVVYPEGATYSRVTLDDVKEIVEEHLVKGRIVKRLLLGDKEAEDVSKALEDIGFFKHQVRVALRNCGIINPENIEEYIARDGYRALGKVLTEMTPEEVIETVKKSGLRGRGGAGFPTGLKWEFAAKAKGDQKFVCCNADEGDPGAFMDRSILEGDPHSVLEAMAIAGYAIGANQGYIYVRAEYPIAVKRLRIAIDQAREYGLLGKNIFGTDFSFDIDIRLGAGAFVCGEETALMTSIEGHRGEPRPRPPFPANKGLWQKPTLLNNVETYANIPVIFLKGPEWFASIGTEKSKGTKVFAVGGKINNTGLVEIPMGTTIRTMIYDIGGGIPNGKKFKAVQTGGPSGGCIPASLIDTPIDYDTLTQLGSMMGSGGFIVMDEDTCMVDIAKFFLEFTVDESCGKCAPCRIGTKRMYEILDRITKGQGQPGDIEKLELLAENIKASALCGLGQTAPNPILSTLRYFRDEYEAHIYEKRCPAGVCKALLQYVIDEDKCKGCSLCARKCPVGAISGEVKKPYHIDPDKCIKCGVCMETCKFGAINKTA
- a CDS encoding complex I 24 kDa subunit family protein; translated protein: MSCNCSNTCVADPKAQELEKIIEKYKNVKGALIPVLHEAQDLYGYLPMHVQKAIADGLGVPLSEVYGVVTFYSQFSLYPKGKYQIQLCLGTACYVKGAGLIYERFKQELGLKGDGVTEDGLFSLQSCRCIGACGLAPVIMINGEVYGRLVPDDVPKIIKKYRDMG